From Shewanella psychrophila, a single genomic window includes:
- a CDS encoding acetate uptake transporter: protein MSTKLANPAPLGLMGFGMTTVLLNIHNAGFFPIDSMILAMGIFYGGIAQVIAGMMCFKRGDTFGTTAFTSYGMFWLTLVGLLIMPKFGLAEPSPAGFMAWYLLLWGGFTAFMFIGSLRYPRAKQVVFGSLTILFGLLAARDFTGSELIGTIAGIEGIFCGASAIYFAMAQVLNAEYGRTILPVGEIKKTS from the coding sequence ATGTCGACAAAACTTGCTAACCCAGCACCTTTAGGTTTGATGGGGTTCGGTATGACTACCGTCTTATTAAATATCCATAACGCAGGCTTCTTTCCGATCGACTCTATGATATTGGCCATGGGTATTTTCTATGGAGGAATAGCTCAGGTTATCGCAGGGATGATGTGTTTCAAACGTGGTGACACATTCGGCACGACAGCGTTCACCTCCTATGGCATGTTCTGGTTAACGTTAGTCGGTCTATTGATCATGCCCAAGTTTGGTCTGGCTGAGCCTAGCCCTGCCGGATTTATGGCCTGGTACCTACTACTTTGGGGGGGCTTTACCGCTTTCATGTTTATCGGTTCACTGCGCTACCCTAGAGCTAAACAAGTGGTATTTGGATCGCTCACTATTTTGTTCGGCTTGTTAGCTGCAAGAGATTTTACTGGTAGTGAGTTAATTGGAACCATAGCTGGCATAGAAGGGATCTTCTGTGGCGCGAGTGCTATCTATTTTGCAATGGCTCAGGTACTTAATGCCGAGTACGGTCGTACTATTTTACCTGTAGGTGAGATCAAGAAAACTTCATAG
- a CDS encoding MFS transporter, with amino-acid sequence MSNSKDAYADNDLREVKQLGMWASIASLSYIFWIVGGMELVERIAYYGVKASAGLYAKAPVSEGGLGISLSDYGVIIGIWAMMQTFIPVFTGGISDRVGYKETIFASTIIKICGYLVMAFFPSFYGFLFGAILLAAGTGVFKPGIQGTLVLSTGRQNTSMAWGIFYQVVNIGGFLGPLVAVHMRQLSWDNVFYACAAIISLNFLFLLAYKEPGKEARLERNRKIKSGEIHQVALWRDALHELKKPIVIYYMLVFAGFWFLFNSLFDVLPIHIAEWVDTSVIVTSLFGPDGTSNGILQFWLGLDNTGTKVMPEGMLNLNAGMIMTSCFLVAALTAKYRITTAMLAGCLLSILAFVVIGATNAAWMMVLAIVMFSFGEMMISPKKNEFMGNIAPEGKKAMYLGFVMLPQGIGWTLEGFFGPKLYEMYASKEIFSLDLLKERGMSASDVSAIPQGEAFTTLVAYTGEPAQELTTLLYNTHNIGMAWYIIAAIGTISAVGIFLYGKWLLKLQRS; translated from the coding sequence ATGAGCAATTCCAAAGATGCTTATGCAGACAATGATCTGCGGGAAGTGAAACAGCTAGGCATGTGGGCTTCCATAGCCAGCTTAAGTTATATTTTCTGGATAGTGGGTGGCATGGAGCTCGTTGAGCGCATTGCCTACTATGGTGTTAAAGCCAGTGCGGGTCTTTATGCCAAAGCACCAGTCTCTGAAGGCGGCCTCGGTATCAGCCTCAGCGACTATGGCGTGATTATCGGTATCTGGGCAATGATGCAGACATTTATCCCGGTATTTACTGGCGGGATTTCTGACCGAGTCGGCTACAAGGAAACCATTTTTGCCTCAACCATAATCAAGATTTGCGGTTATTTAGTGATGGCCTTTTTCCCGAGTTTTTATGGTTTCCTCTTCGGCGCTATATTACTCGCCGCCGGTACTGGGGTCTTTAAACCTGGGATCCAGGGCACCTTGGTCCTCTCAACGGGGAGGCAGAACACCTCTATGGCCTGGGGTATATTCTATCAGGTAGTGAATATTGGCGGCTTCTTAGGACCTCTGGTTGCCGTGCATATGCGTCAGCTATCCTGGGATAATGTATTTTACGCCTGTGCCGCTATTATCTCCCTTAACTTCCTATTTTTACTTGCTTACAAAGAGCCAGGAAAAGAGGCGCGATTAGAGCGCAACCGTAAGATTAAATCCGGTGAAATCCACCAAGTAGCGCTCTGGAGAGATGCCCTCCACGAACTTAAGAAACCTATTGTCATCTACTACATGCTGGTATTTGCGGGGTTTTGGTTCCTATTTAACTCACTGTTTGATGTTCTGCCAATCCATATTGCCGAGTGGGTAGATACTAGCGTTATCGTGACCTCATTATTTGGCCCCGATGGGACATCAAACGGAATACTGCAATTCTGGCTTGGACTCGATAACACCGGGACTAAGGTCATGCCAGAAGGCATGCTCAACCTTAATGCAGGCATGATAATGACCTCATGTTTCCTAGTTGCCGCCCTCACGGCTAAATATCGTATTACCACAGCAATGTTGGCAGGGTGCTTATTAAGTATCTTAGCTTTCGTCGTTATTGGCGCCACTAACGCCGCCTGGATGATGGTATTGGCCATCGTCATGTTCTCGTTTGGTGAGATGATGATCAGCCCGAAGAAGAATGAGTTTATGGGTAACATAGCCCCAGAAGGCAAGAAGGCCATGTATCTGGGCTTTGTGATGCTGCCCCAAGGTATAGGCTGGACACTGGAAGGTTTCTTCGGCCCTAAACTCTATGAGATGTATGCATCGAAAGAGATCTTCTCATTAGACCTACTCAAAGAGCGCGGCATGAGTGCTAGTGATGTTAGTGCGATCCCACAGGGTGAAGCCTTTACAACACTCGTAGCCTACACTGGAGAGCCAGCTCAAGAGCTAACGACTCTGCTCTACAATACCCACAATATCGGCATGGCCTGGTATATCATAGCTGCCATAGGCACCATTTCCGCCGTGGGTATCTTCCTCTACGGCAAATGGTTATTGAAATTACAGAGAAGCTAA